In Capsicum annuum cultivar UCD-10X-F1 chromosome 7, UCD10Xv1.1, whole genome shotgun sequence, one genomic interval encodes:
- the LOC107856230 gene encoding arogenate dehydrogenase 2, chloroplastic yields MLPFTSLQSKPTPRFSHLTSHPYSHPIPSTRRHHHFSVTTPPPNQPRRLAIKAIDAAQPYDYESLVSNQYAQSGRLKIAIVGFGNFGQFLAKAFVRQGHIVFAHSRTDYSNIANSLGVSFFQDPHDLCEQHPDVIVLCTSIISTEPVLKSLPIQRLKRNTLFVDVLSVKEFPKNIFHQVLPSHFDILCTHPMFGPESGKDSWKDLAFVFDKVRIGEGKSRTARVDKFLDIFEKEGCRMVQMTCAEHDRYAAGSQFITHTMGRVLEKLDLETTPINTKGYETLLNLVENTASDSFDLYYGLFMYNKNAMEELERLDLAFEALKKELFGHLHEVLRRQLFGKAEEAGQRRILTKLPKNGYALPAPSSDAIKSQNNN; encoded by the coding sequence ATGTTGCCTTTCACCTCACTTCAATCTAAGCCAACCCCAAGATTCTCTCATCTCACCTCCCATCCCTATTCTCACCCCATCCCCTCTACCCGCCGCCACCACCACTTTTCTGTCACCACCCCACCACCCAACCAACCCCGCCGCCTTGCTATCAAAGCCATTGATGCAGCACAACCATATGATTATGAATCATTAGTATCAAATCAATATGCTCAGTCAGGTAGACTCAAAATAGCCATAGTTGGTTTTGGTAACTTTGGTCAGTTTCTTGCTAAAGCCTTTGTTAGACAAGGTCATATTGTATTTGCTCATTCAAGAACTGATTATTCAAATATTGCTAATTCATTAGGTGTTTCTTTTTTCCAAGATCCACATGATTTATGTGAACAACACCCTGATGTTATTGTACTTTGTACTTCAATTATATCCACTGAACCTGTGCTTAAATCACTGCCTATTCAGAGGTTGAAAAGGAATACCTTGTTTGTTGATGTTTTGTCTGTAAAAGAATTTCCTAAGAATATTTTTCATCAAGTTTTGCCTAGCCATTTTGATATATTGTGTACTCATCCTATGTTTGGACCCGAAAGTGGGAAGGATAGTTGGAAAGATTTGGCATTTGTGTTTGATAAAGTTCGTATCGGTGAAGGGAAATCAAGAACAGCAAGGGTTGATAAGTTTCTTGATATATTTGAGAAAGAAGGGTGTAGGATGGTGCAAATGACATGTGCTGAACATGATAGGTATGCTGCTGGTTCACAGTTCATTACGCATACGATGGGGAGGGTGTTGGAGAAGTTGGATTTGGAGACGACTCCGATAAATACGAAAGGGTATGAGACTTTGTTGAATTTGGTGGAGAATACTGCTAGTGATAGTTTTGATTTGTACTATGGGTTGTTTATGTATAATAAAAATGCCATGGAGGAGTTGGAAAGACTTGATTTGGCTTTTGAGGCTTTGAAGAAGGAGTTATTTGGGCATTTACATGAAGTGTTGAGAAGGCAACTGTTTGGGAAAGCGGAGGAAGCAGGACAGAGGCGTATCTTAACCAAATTGCCGAAGAATGGCTATGCACTGCCAGCCCCTTCATCGGATGCCATCAAATCTCAGAACAACAACTGA